A window of the Peromyscus leucopus breed LL Stock chromosome 22, UCI_PerLeu_2.1, whole genome shotgun sequence genome harbors these coding sequences:
- the LOC114688742 gene encoding olfactory receptor 19-like, whose amino-acid sequence MEQGNDTQLSEFFLLGFSEDQPQIQPLIFGLFLSMYLVTVFGNLLIIMAIVVDSHLHTPMYIFLSNLSFVDICFTSTTVPQMLVNIQTQSKVIVYVNCITQVYFLLLFSVLDIFLLTVMAYDRYVAICHPLHYMIIMNTRRCGLLILACWIISVLNSLLHSFLVLRLSFCTDLNIPHFYCELNQVVHHACSDTSLNDIVIYIAAMLLAVGPLSGILYSYSKIVSSIRAISSAQGKYKAFSTCASHLSVVSLFYCTLLGVYLSSAVTQNPRATAMASLMYTVVTPMLNPFIYSLRNNDMKKALKILLGRVTRNRPMDLPS is encoded by the coding sequence ATGGAACAAGGAAATGATACTCAGCTTTCAGAATTCTTTCTTCTGGGATTTTCAGAGGATCAGCCTCAGATTCAGCCTCTCATATTTGGACTTTTCCTCTCCATGTACCTAGTGACTGTTTTTGGCAACCTACTCATCATCATGGCCATCGTTGTGGACTCCCACCTTCATACACCCATGTACATCTTCCTCTCCAATCTGTCCTTTGTGGACATCTGCTTCACCTCCACCACTGTCCCCCAGATGCTGGTGAACATCCAGACACAGAGCAAAGTTATCGTCTACGTGAACTGCATCACTCAGGTGTACTTCTTACTGCTTTTTTCAGTACTGGACATCTTTTTGCTGActgtgatggcctatgaccgctatgtggccatctgtcaCCCCCTGCATTACATGATTATCATGAACACAAGACGCTGTGGATTGCTGATTCTAGCGTGCTGGATCATAAGTGTTCTGAATTCCCTGTTACATAGCTTTTTGGTTCTGCGGTTGTCATTCTGCACAGACCTGAACATCCCTCACTTTTACTGTGAACTCAATCAGGTGGTACACCATGCCTGTTCTGACACCTCTCTTAATGACATAGTGATTTATATCGCAGCCATGTTACTGGCTGTGGGTCCCCTCTCTGGCATCCTCTACTCTTACTCCAAGATAGTGTCCTCCATACGTGCAATCTCCTCAGCTCAGGGGAAGTACAAAGCATTTTCCACATGTGCATCTCACCTCTCTgttgtctctttattttattgCACCCTCCTGGGAGTGTACCTCAGTTCTGCTGTGACCCAGAACCCACGTGCCACTGCAATGGCTTCATTGATGTACACTGTGGTCACCCCTATGCTGAACCCATTCATCTATAGTCTAAGGAACAATGACATGAAGAAGGCTCTGAAAATACTTTTAGGGAGGGTGACTAGAAACAGACCAATGGACTTACCTTCATAG